The genome window TGCTTCGCCCGGCGGCCCACGACGACAATGGGCTTGCCCGCCATCACGCCGTCATATCCCGCGACCGCAACTTCCGCCGAAGTGGACCACCACGCCTTGCCGTATTTCGACACCTTGTCGCGCGTTCCGATCACGTCGTGGAACTCGGTGTAAGTGAAGCCGGGGCAAAGCGCGGTCGTGAGCACGTTCGCGCGGCGATTTTCGAGAAGCAGCGATTCCGAGAAGCGAATGAGGAACGCCTTCGACGCGCCGTAAAGCGTGTGACCAGCCGCACCGGGAATCAGCCCCGCGAGCGACGCAACGTTGATGATGCGTCCGAAGCGCCGCTGCACCATCGGCGGAAGCAGCACATGCGCGAGTTCGCACGGCACGGTGACCATGACGCGCAGGAAGCGCTCCTGATCGGCCCAAGCGGTCTTTGCGTAATGGCCGGGAACGCTGAAGCCCGCGTTGTTCACGAGCCCGTCCACCGTCAGCACGCGCCGGTCGCTGATCGCGGCGACGAGCTTGTCCACGCTGTCGGGCGCGGCCAGATCCTGCTCGATGGCGATGGCGCCGACCTTATATTTAGCCTCGATCTCGACGGCGAGCGCTTCGAGCCGGTCGAGGCGGCGCGCGGTCAGGATCACATTCCAGCCCTTCGCCGCGAAAACCTTGGCGAACGCCTTGCCGATGCCCGCCGATGCTCCCGTTACAAGGACCGTGCGGCCCCGTACGTTTTCCATATCGCTTCCCCGTAGTTTCCCCGTCGTTGCCAACAGTGCCGAAAAGCGAGGGATGCGGCAACCGCGCGAAACGCCGTCAGCGAAGGAAAGGCTTGGCTTTTCCTGTTCGATGCTGATGAAGAAAACACGCACTCATGATAAGCGTTGCGGGAAACAGCCACGAGTGGTCAGCCATGACGTCTTCCCGTGCGCGATCCAGACGAAGGGCTCTGAAGGGCGGCGGCGCGCAAGCGGACGCCGCCGCCACGTCGCCTGAAACTGGCGGGGAAAGCTTGCCACAGAAAGCGAACCACGCGGGGCTTCACCATGCCCGCAGGCGCGGGTGGTATCACCCCGTTTCATTCTGGGAATCGCTCTCGATCAGGCCGAGGTTTTACAGCGCGGTTCTGGTCGGCTCGCTCGCCTACGGTCTTCTGCCGGACAGCCTCGCGCTTGCAGTGCGCGCCGCCATCACGTGGGATCTCGGCGGCCTGACCTATCTTCTTCTCGCGCTCCGCCTCGATTTCACGAGCGATGCTGCGAAGATTCAGAAGCGAGCGGCACGTCGCGACGACAGCCGTCTAATCATCCTCACCATCATTCTGCTCGCCATCGCCGCGAGCTTCGCGGCCATAACGGCGGTCGGCCTTGAAGCCAAGCTTCCCGAAACGAGCGCGAAAGAAAAAATGTCGCTGGCGGCGCTCGCGCTTTTCACCCTCGTCATTTCGTGGAGCGTCACGCAGATCGCGTTCGCGCTGCATTACGCCCACGCCTTCTATCGCCCCGATCCGGGCAGCGACGCGGGGCGCGGCCTCGAATTTCCCGGCTGCGATCGGCCCGACTACTGGGATTTCCTGTATTTCGCGACGTCCATCGGGGCGGCATCGCAGACGTCCGACACGCTGGTCAAATCGCACGCGCTCCGCCGCCTTGTCACATTGCACGCCGTGGTGTCATTTTTCTTCAACACGGCCGTATTAGCCCTGACCGTCAATATATCGGCGAGCCTGGCAGGATAAGGAGTGCAGCGCATGGACGCGATGACGGTTGAGCTTCAGGCAAGGCGGAAGGCGTGCCTTATCCGCTTCGTTGCGGGCCTCGGCGTGGTGGCGGCAATCGTCGTCTTCGGCTTTTTCTTCGTCGACCGGCAAATCGCGGGGCTGCTCCGGCCACAATACTACGGCGATCCGTTCTTCGTGGCGCTGACCTTTATCGCGAAGCCGCTCGCGCCCGCCGCCGCCCTGATTCTCGCCCTTATCGCCACGCGAAATTACCTGCGCGGCGGTTCGCTGACCGCGCGCGAAGATGAGATGCTGCGCCTCTCGCTCGCTATCGTGGTGTCGGCGGCGCTCGCCGTTCAACTGAAGATCCTGTTCGGCCGCGCGTGGCCGGAGACGTGGGTGAACAACAACCCGTCCTGGTTCGCAAATGGCGTCTATGGCTTCTTCCCGTTGACCGACAGCCGGGGTTACGCTTCCTTCCCGTCGGGGCACACCACTGTGGTTGCGGCCCTTGCCGGGGCGGTCTGGCGCCTCTGGCCGAAGCTACGGTTTGTGGGGGTGATCGCGACGGTGCTTGTCGGCATCGGCCTTCTCGGCGCGACATATCACTGGTTTTCGGATATCGTCGCGGGGGCGGTGCTCGGCTTCGTGACGGGACTCGCCGCCGCCAGCATCGGCAAGACTCAGCCGGACGCTTTATAGAGATACGGAATCAGGATGAACCCCGCGAGCGCGACAAGCGAAAGCGCGGTGCCGATCACCACGAGCGCGTGCGGCCTGCCAAATCCGCGCCTCTTGCGGAGCGGTGGCTCGCCGGGGAAATCGCCGCTCTCGAAGCGCGCGGCTTTTTCCTCGTTATGCCGCGTTTCGTGATGCGCGTGATGGTGGGGTCGATGTGTCGTATGAGGCGTCGGGTCGGTCATGGCGGAGCTTCCTTTCCGATGCACACGGAATGCGCTCGCTCGCCCGGTGTTCCAAAAAGGGATTTGCCGAAGCTTGGCTTTTTACGAATGGCATTAACGCGGGTGCGAAATTCGTTCTTCGCGGCAACACGAAACGAAAGATGAGCAAACGGCCGAAAATAAACCAAATTTGAGCTTGACGGCCCAAGCCCACGCCCCTATTTTGCGCACACTCTGGTGGCAGGTCGTAAGCAGTTTTCGCGCGCTGAAGCGTGCTTTCGCTTAAACACTGCCGCGAAGACACCGGACAACCTTATTCCCGAGACCCAAGAGGCAATGCCTCCGAAGTCTTTTCGTCTTCATCGGACTGGAAGGCGGAAATTTCCGTCCCTGGTCCCTACGCCGTTTGATTTGGAAGCGTTGATGCCAACGATACAGCAATTGATCCGCAAGCCGCGCGTCGCGCCGGTCAAGCGAAACAAAGTGCCGGCGATGACGGAGTGCCCGCAGAAGCGTGGCGTCTGCACGCGCGTCTATACGACGACGCCGAAGAAGCCAAACTCCGCTCTGCGTAAAGTGGCGCGTGTCCGTCTGACGAACGGCTTCGAAGTGACGAGCTATATTCCGGGCGAAGGCCATAACCTTCAGGAGCACTCGGTGGTGCTGATCCGCGGCGGTCGCGTCAAGGACTTGCCGGGTGTGCGCTATCACATTATCCGTGGCGTGCTCGACACGCAGGGCGTGGCGAAGCGCAGGCAGCGCCGTTCGAAGTATGGCGCGAAGCGGCCGAAGTAAGACTGAGGATTTTAAGCAATGTCACGTCGGCACAGAGCTGATAAGCGCGAGATCATCCCGGACCCGAAATATGGGGACGTGGTCGTCACGAAATTCATGAACAGCCTCATGTTCGAGGGCAAGAAGTCGGCAGCCGAGACGATTGTCTATGGCGCGCTGGGCCGCATCGAACAAAAGGCGAAGCGCGATGGAATTGAAATGTTCCACGAGGCGCTTAACAACGTGAAGCCGGCCATCGAGGTTCGCTCCCGCCGTGTTGGTGGCGCGACCTATCAGGTGCCGGTGGAAGTGCGAAACGAACGCCGTCAGGCGCTGGCGATCCGCTGGATCATCACCGCTGCACGCGGACGCAATGAAAATACGATGGAAGAGCGGCTTTCCGGCGAATTGCTGGATGCCGCCAACAACCGCGGCACCGCAGTAAAAAAACGCGAAGACACGCACAAGATGGCTGAAGCCAATCGCGCGTTCTCGCATTACCGTTGGTAAAGAATTAGAGACGGCAAAGGCTTGGTCATGGCGCGTCAAACTCCCATCGAAGACTATCGCAATATCGGCATCATGGCTCACATCGATGCCGGTAAGACGACCACGACTGAGCGCATCCTGTATTACACGGGAAAGAGCCACAAAATCGGCGAGGTGCACGATGGCGCCGCGACGATGGACTGGATGGAGCAGGAGCAGGAGCGCGGCATCACGATCACGTCGGCTGCGACGACCGCTTACTGGAAGGGCCATCGTATCAACATCATCGACACGCCCGGCCACGTGGACTTCACTATCGAAGTCGAGCGCAGCCTTCGCGTGCTC of Rhodomicrobium vannielii ATCC 17100 contains these proteins:
- the rpsG gene encoding 30S ribosomal protein S7; translated protein: MSRRHRADKREIIPDPKYGDVVVTKFMNSLMFEGKKSAAETIVYGALGRIEQKAKRDGIEMFHEALNNVKPAIEVRSRRVGGATYQVPVEVRNERRQALAIRWIITAARGRNENTMEERLSGELLDAANNRGTAVKKREDTHKMAEANRAFSHYRW
- a CDS encoding phosphatase PAP2 family protein, producing MDAMTVELQARRKACLIRFVAGLGVVAAIVVFGFFFVDRQIAGLLRPQYYGDPFFVALTFIAKPLAPAAALILALIATRNYLRGGSLTAREDEMLRLSLAIVVSAALAVQLKILFGRAWPETWVNNNPSWFANGVYGFFPLTDSRGYASFPSGHTTVVAALAGAVWRLWPKLRFVGVIATVLVGIGLLGATYHWFSDIVAGAVLGFVTGLAAASIGKTQPDAL
- a CDS encoding SDR family NAD(P)-dependent oxidoreductase, translated to MENVRGRTVLVTGASAGIGKAFAKVFAAKGWNVILTARRLDRLEALAVEIEAKYKVGAIAIEQDLAAPDSVDKLVAAISDRRVLTVDGLVNNAGFSVPGHYAKTAWADQERFLRVMVTVPCELAHVLLPPMVQRRFGRIINVASLAGLIPGAAGHTLYGASKAFLIRFSESLLLENRRANVLTTALCPGFTYTEFHDVIGTRDKVSKYGKAWWSTSAEVAVAGYDGVMAGKPIVVVGRRAKQISALMKVLPESVALGMVGRQSKTFRSEEPGTSDNEPS
- the rpsL gene encoding 30S ribosomal protein S12, which produces MPTIQQLIRKPRVAPVKRNKVPAMTECPQKRGVCTRVYTTTPKKPNSALRKVARVRLTNGFEVTSYIPGEGHNLQEHSVVLIRGGRVKDLPGVRYHIIRGVLDTQGVAKRRQRRSKYGAKRPK
- a CDS encoding DUF1345 domain-containing protein; its protein translation is MTSSRARSRRRALKGGGAQADAAATSPETGGESLPQKANHAGLHHARRRGWYHPVSFWESLSIRPRFYSAVLVGSLAYGLLPDSLALAVRAAITWDLGGLTYLLLALRLDFTSDAAKIQKRAARRDDSRLIILTIILLAIAASFAAITAVGLEAKLPETSAKEKMSLAALALFTLVISWSVTQIAFALHYAHAFYRPDPGSDAGRGLEFPGCDRPDYWDFLYFATSIGAASQTSDTLVKSHALRRLVTLHAVVSFFFNTAVLALTVNISASLAG